GCGCAGCCAGGCGAGCAGCTCGGCGATGAGGCGCGCGATCATCGCACCCAGCTGGATCCACTGCTCCATGTTTTCCCACTGGCCTGCGGGAAAGTCACCGATGATGTCGGCAGCATGCATCAGCTCGTCGGAGACGATGCGGAGCTTGCGGTCCATCGCTATGAGGAAGTCGGTGGTGCTGTCGTCGGCTTCCCAGCAGGCGATGTGGAATCCCACGGCGCGATGGATGGTCCCGTCGAACAGGACATTCTGATCGGAGTGGAAGGTCGCCCAGTGGTCCTGGGTGATGGAGCCGTACTCCCTGGTCCGGGTCGACGTCCTTGCGCCACCATCGGCGCCCGCGCTCAGGGCCCAGTAGATCTCGTCCCGGGTGGCCTCGTTGGTGTCGTCCACGCAGTGGAACTTGTCCAGGATGATCCGCCCATAGAACGGGTCATCAGTCTGCCGGGCATGCGCAGAGGAGGTCAGCAGGGTGATCCCCCAGCCGGCTTCCTTCTGCCCCTGGAGGAACTCCTCGGTGTCGAAGGGTTCCGTCTCCTCGCCCGTTCCGATGTCCACCACGTGCACGTTCGCCTGCGAGGAGGCGTCGCCCATCTCCGGCAGGTCCTTGAGCAGATCCGCCACGGAGTACCCCTCGGCCACCGGCCGCCCGGCCAGCGCCGCAGGGAATATCTCCTCCAGGCTGCGCGAGGACGCCTCCTCGGCATACACCCGGCCCAGCTCACGGATCTCCTGCTCGTCCAGTGCGTACTCCAGCGGGCGCAGCAACCCCGCTTCCAGGTCGGTCAGTTCCAGGCCCGCGTCCCGCCGGGCCGCTGCCCGCAGCACCACCCCGTACAGCAGACCCGAATCCCGCGACGACGTCGCCAGCCGCCGGGCCCGGCCCGTTGCGGGCCGCCCCTGCAGCTGCGCCCGCAACCGCTCCACACGCTCCGCCTGAGACACCACAGCCACCACGAAAAGCCCCCTCAACAAACGCCTCCGCCCTCCACACGGGACCGAGCTACGCCACCGCGATCTTCCCAGCGCTGTGACCTACCGCAATAGATCATTTACGGACAGTAAAACCCGGCGAGACCCTGCCAAGAGGGCGCCAACCGTGGCATTGCGTGCCGCCTCCATGGGCAACCCTTATGGCAGAGCGGCACCCATCACCGCAGCCACACCGCACTCGGCGGCCACCCACCGATCAGCCGCGTCAACAACCCTGCGGGTCCATACACCTAGCCCGCCGCAAGGTCGCCCTGACGGCGCGTGCAGCAGACCCCCTCGGCTGGGCTCTTGCCAAGCTGGGCGAAGCCGTCGCGCAGATCGGCCACCTCCAGGAAATCAGCTCCGGTCCGCGAACCCCCGAACGGGCCATGGCGATCGGCACCGCCCTCGCGCCCCTGACCGACAGGCTCGCCAGCGCCCATACGCACCTGAACTGCGCGGCCGGCAACCTGCACCAGGACGCCGACCGGCTCATCGCATCGACACTCGGCGCCCAACGTGCGCCAACTCCTCCGGCCGCTTAATAGCGGGCAATCCCCGGTTAGCGAAACCGGGGATTGCCCGGACTCTAGAGGCGGATCACCCACCACCCCCTTCTTTCAGGAGCACCTCATCCGCCGCCCTCTCCATCGCCTCCCCCTGGTCATAGCCACCGCCTGCGTGGCCCTGGCCGCCACCGCCCGCAACGGAGACAACGACAGCCCCGAAGCCAAAAACACCGCTCCGGCCGCGAGTGCCGACAAGCAGCGGGAGCTGCCGCCCGCACTCACCAAGCAGCGGGCCCTCGCCGAGATCGACCGGTACGCGACCGTCAACAACAATGCCAACGCCGACCGCGACCGCGACCTGCTCGACACCATCGAGGACGGCCCGCTGTATGCCAGGTCGCTCTCCGAGTACAAGGAGACCGAGGGCCTGACCAAGTCCGAACGCAAGGCGTACAAGCCGTGGGCGTATGACACGCAGAACTCCCAGCTGTACATCCCGCGGGTCGCCCCCGGCCAGCCGTGCTGGTTCGCCGCTGCACTCTCCGGCACCAAGGGCAAGGCACCCAACCGGCTCGCCGTCTTCGCCGAACAGCCGCAGCACAAGCGGTGGGAGATGATCTCCGTCGCCGACATGTACGGCAAGGACTTGCCCAAGGTCGCCCTGGACGCCGACGGATACGCCACCGCCGTCGCGGCCAACGGCGACAAGGACGTCGCGGCGGGTGCCGACCTGCTGCGTAGCGGTGTCTTGGACAACTTCACCACCGACGGCCAGAACTCCGGGAAGAAGATCTTCGCTCCGAGCAAGGCGCGCAATCAGCAGCTCAAGATCCACAGTGACACCGGCAAGCAGTACGGCAGCCAGGGCACCAGCACGTTCGCCGGTGCCACCAACCGCTACCGCGACGCGTACGCGCTCAAGACCACCGCCGGTGGTGCGCTGGTCTTCTTCTCCCACACTCACACCCAGACCGACGCGGTCGCCCGCTCCGGGCTGCAGCTCAACCCCGGTAAGGGTGACCGCGCCTGGCTGCACGACATCCCCCGCCGCTACATCCAGTACACGTTCGTCTGCAACGACGCCGCCACCGTCCCCGCGAAGGCCGCACCATCCACGCTGCTGGCCTACACCTGCGCCCGCACCGACGCCTCCGGCCCGCCCGTGAACTCCGCGGCCCTGCCCCGCGTGTAGCGCAGCCCACGCCCGCCCCCCGGAGCATTCTTTGCCCGCTCCCGACTTCGAGCTGTACGACAACGCCGGCCGCGACGCCGACCAGATTGCCGCCGCCCGCTACGGCATCGCCACTGACCGCGACCTGCTGCGCTGGGCGAAGCGAGATGCCGAGCCCTTCGTGGCCGAGCACCCTCTGCCGGACACACCTCTGCCAATCCCGGATCTCGCCCCGTATCACGGCGCACTCGCCGCCGCCGAGACACCTGTGCAGGTCAGCGCCGTTACCCAGCACCTCCTGGACGCTGCCGAACCCGTGCTCCAGGCGATCAGCGACTACCTCCTGGCCGCAGCCCGATGGCGCGGCCAGAACCGGAGCCGAGCCCCAGTCGCCGCCCAAGATGCTGATGGCGGCAGCCAGCCGCAGCCTCGACGTGCTGGTCCTCGCCCACCGAGCCGACCTGGCCATCCTGCGCACCGTCTACGACACCGCGCCCGCGCCCGAGGCGCCGGCCAACACCGCGCCCGCTCTCCCCCCGGCTCCCTCGAACTCCCCTCCCACCGGGTCGGCCCCCAGCCGGTAACCAGCGCTCCAGTGCCCGCCACACGACCGCCACGCACCACACTGGCGCCCGCCGCCCCGGCACCCACCTCCCCGGCCGCACGGCCCACCACCCACCGAAGCCCTCACACCTTTCGCCACTGGAGAACGTTGTGTCCTCGCACTCCCGCCCCGACATCACGGTCGTCATCGCCACCCGGCTGCTGCCCGAACGCCTGGGCTACCTCGTCGAACTGCACGCCAGCCTGATGCGGCAGACCGTGCTATGGGAGGCCGTTCTCGTCCTTGACGGAGCCGACCGCACACTGCTGCCGGAACCTCTCGCCGCTGATGCCCGCATCCGCGTGATCGAACTGCCCCGCCCGGTCGGCGCAGCCGCCGCCCGCAACCTCGGCCTGCGCACTGTCCGTACCCCTCTGGTGTGCTACATGGACGACGACGAAGTTTTCGCTCAACGGCTGTGTCGCATTCCCTCATCCCGGCCGGGCGTGGGCCGTGACAGCCTGTTGCACTATCTGCGGTCGGATATCTAGGGCCTCCGGCCATGCAGATGATCAGCTTCTCGTCCGCAGTTGGGAAAGTTGGACCTGGCACCTCAACCGTTGATCCGTGAGCGGATGCCGGTCCTCTTCGACGACGACCTGCTCTTCGAGGAATCGAGAACGATGCCATGCCGGGAAGCGCCGGAGGGGTGAAGGAGTTGTAGCGGCCCACGCTATCGACAATCAGACTGGCATTGGTGCCGGAGACGCCGCTCGCACGCCTCACGTGTCCGGTCAGGATTCCGTCAGTGGGGGCGTCCGCGAGGAACCAGTTGCTGTAGCCCGGCACGCCCTGTGACCAGGAGCGCCGATAGCCTGAGGGGCGGAACGCCTCCACTGTTACACATCACCGACCAGAATGGTGCCCGCGCCGGCAGAAGTGACGGTGACTGGTGCCAATGCGTGAGCTGCGCCGGCGCACCCCAGCGGCCGGGTCAGAGTTCCGGGTCTGCGGTGAGAATCCGCTCATCCTGTGCGCGGTCTTCCGGCTCCTGTTTTCCCTCCGGCTCCTCCCCAAACGAGCTGGCAGAGGAGAAATGCTGTGCCCTCCAACGGGCGTTTGTGTAGCGGGTCCTAGAGGTTTGGGCTACCTCCTTTTCGCCACCGTAGTCGGGACCCTCCTGCAGGTACCTATTCGTGTGGCTTACGAAGCGGAGCGTGTCGCCCTCCCGGAGCACCCGATTTCCTCCGGCCTTGATATTGCCTGCGGCGGTGACGTCTCTGATGGTCGTGATGCTGTTGTTGAAGGTGCTTGCCCCGGTGACGTTCAGGACCGCGTCGACCTTCAGGCCCGCGGGCTGGCTGACCCGCAGCGGGTTGCTGCCCGCACCTCGCACCGAACCGGCGACCGTCAGGTCCTTGGCGGTGTTGCTGAGGCTGACACTGTTGGCAAACGTGCTCGCCCCGGTGACGTTCAGGACCGCGTCGACCTTCAGGCCCGCGGGCTGGCTGACCCGCAGCGGGGTGCTGCCCGCACCTCGCACCGAACCGGCGACCGTCAGGTCCTTGGCGGTGTTGCTGAGGCTGACGCTGTCGGCGAACGTGGCCGGGCCCTGGACGGTAAGGTTCCTGACGACGAGGTCAGGAATGCGTACGGTGACCGCCGTGGTCAGGGTGTGGGTGAGGGTGACGCCACCGGCCGTGACTTCGGCGCGGAGCATGAAGCCGGTGACGGTGGTCAGGCCGCGCGGGGTGGACCAGACACGTTCCTTGTCGAGGGAGACTCCAGCGGGGGTGTCGCCCCAGTGCATCGTGTACTTCGCGTCCGAGCCCTCCCAATGGAGCACGGCGACCTCACCGTTCTCCACCATGATCTTCTCGGGCGCAAAATTCCGGAACACGAACCCGGCCGGGAACTTGTCCACCTTCACCGAAGCGTCCTTGTTGGTGAAGCTCCCGTTCGTCCCTGACGAACTCTCGACGATCGCGATGGAGACCTGACCCGCCGTGCGGTTGACCGCGATGTTGGACAGGGTGAGGGTGACGATCTGTCCGGTGAACTGCACCGCGCGGGCCGGGGTGAAGGTGATGACCGCGAAGCCGCCGGAGACGGTGGGGGCGGACGGCGTCCAGCCGGTGCTGGCACCGGTCTTGATGTCGGCGCCCTCGGTCGTGAGGTGCTCGGCCCCCGCGCCGACCGGCACCCGGGCGGTGATTTTGTTGCACCAGGCCGACGTGGTGATCCCGCCGCCGACATTGATGTTGACGGAGCCGTATTCGGTTTCCTCGGCGGAGCTCACCCGCAACGGCTTGGGGTCGGTCGACGGTTCGTACGGCAGCAGGTTGGTGGCGTTCACCATGACAACGCTCATGCAACAGCCCTTCTGTTAGCGGAGGTTCAGGACTTCTCGGTCGCGTCGAGCAGCAGGTATCCATAGCGGGCCTCCGCCTGCGGATCCCCGAAGTGCGCCGCGGAATCAGCAGGAACGATCGGCAGCTCCACCCACTCGGTCTCCGACCCGCGCGGCTCGGCCCAGCTCCACGCTCCGTGCCACGACGCGGGCTGCGGCAGCACCACACCTGCCTCCGTCGTTTCCTCTCCCGTCCGTGCCCGCCGGGCTTCCTCGGCCTTGTCGACCCGCTCGGCCGCGAGCAGTGGGCCGAGCCGGAAGGACGCCCGGATCCGCCGCATCGCCTCGGACACCAGGTCGTCGGGCAGCTGGACCTTGGTCACCGGGAGGATGTCCGTGGTGGCATGCACCGCCGCGTACGGATCCATCAGCAGCGTCAGGTGGTGCGTCACCGGCTGGTCCGGGGTGCGCGCGGGCACGGCCAGGCCGTGGCCTTTGTCGATCGGGGTCAGGTAGCCCCCGCCGCCCTGCGGCATGACCGCGTGGAAGAGCTCGTACGAGGTCTCCTGGTCGGGCCCGGTCGCCCCGGCGAAGTATCCGATGAGGCCGTCGCCGAGCCGCTTCTCGTTGCCGAGCCGGACCGGCCAGCGATATCCGTCGTACTCCTCCTCCGACTCCTCAAGGACCTGGTCCCAGCTCGGGTTGCTCAGCAGCGGCCCTTCGAGCTCGACGCCCAGATCGGCGCGCACCAGTGCGAGCGGGCGGCCGATGAGCCGCAGCGGAGAGCCGTCCTCCTGGGCCGCGTCGTCGAGGATGGTGTCGAGGGTCTGGTCGATGGTGTCGAGCAGACCGGTGAGTGCGGCGGCGGGTTTGTCCTTCAGGGTGCGGACGAACCGGGCCAGGTGCGGCATGGCGTCCTCGAACTCCTGGGAGTCGACGTCGGGATGGGGCGAGCCGGGGAGCGGTAGCCACACGCTGTCGTCCGCGCCGTCGATGTCCTTGACGACGCGGAGTTCGCCGAGGCAGAAGCCGTCGGGTCCGTGGACGACGAGGGTCTGGTCGAGATGGTTGAGCAGTACCCAGCCGGCCAGGGGGTTTTCCGTCGTGGCCGCCTGGGCCATCGGCGAGAGCCGCTGTCCGTCCACGGCGCGTACGGTCTCCAGCCGCAGGCGGGCGCCCTGGAGAAGACGCGGGCCGAGCTGGACGAAGCGGGCCCTGCCGATGAGGTCCTCATGCAGGACCCTGTCAGGGGCAACGCTGTCCGCGAGGGTGAGGGGGACCCCTTCGTAGTTGCCGCTGTTGACGATGTCGTAGGTGCGGCCGAAGCGGTCGACGATGCGCAGGTCGTGAAAGGTGAACTGGCCGGCACGGACCGGCTGGAACGGTGTTCCGGGGTCGTCCGCGGGCGGTTCGAGCGGGCCGCCTTCCGGGACGCTCTGGATGTCGCCGACGAGCCTGGCGAAGGTCTTGGGGACGTGCACGGTGGTCCTGGCGGTGCCGTCCTGCTGGACGAGCCAGTCGTGGAAGCCGTCGAGGCGCTGGGAGAGCATTCCGGGGTCACCGAGTTCCTCGCGCAGGGCGAGCAGGCCCTCGGTGGGAGCGCCGGAGTAGGTGTCGAGGTAGCGGTCGATCTGCTTCTGCAGGACGAACGGCGTGCTCGGGGTGAGGAACGCCCGGTTCTTGAAGGTGAGCCAGCGCAGGTTGGCTTCGCCGCCGCCGGGCTGTGCTCCCCGGCCGGACCATTCGTAGCGGCTGCCGTTGAAGGTCCAGTAGGTGGTGTCGCCGGCCTGGAAGGGCGTGGGGCAGTACTTCAGTTCGTATTCGAGGTGCATGGGCAGCCAGGGCTGCCGCCATGGCGCGGTGTGCTCGGGGACGGGTCCGGTGACGGCGGCGGGGTCCTTGAGGGCCGCGTCGAGAGCGCCGGGGACCCGGGCGACCTGGTCCAGGAGGGCG
The sequence above is a segment of the Streptomyces sp. Je 1-369 genome. Coding sequences within it:
- a CDS encoding glycosyltransferase family 2 protein codes for the protein MSSHSRPDITVVIATRLLPERLGYLVELHASLMRQTVLWEAVLVLDGADRTLLPEPLAADARIRVIELPRPVGAAAARNLGLRTVRTPLVCYMDDDEVFAQRLCRIPSSRPGVGRDSLLHYLRSDI